GTTCGGGGCCGCCGAGATCTGCCTGGGCTTCAGGCGCACGCTCGGCATCGCGTACGTCGCCACGCTGGCCGGCACCCTGTACGCGCGCGTGGGCATCCACCTGGGCCCGCACCATCCCCTGGGGCTGCCCGCGACGGACGCGCGGGTCGTCGACACCGGCCCCTCGGCGGCGGTGATCGGGCTCGCCCTGTTCCTGTGCTGGCGCCACCGCGCGTACCTCACGGGAGGCGTGGTGATCGCGACGATGGTCGCGGAGCTCGTGGTCAAGGAGAACCTCGCGGGCAAGGAGCACATCGCCGCGATCGGCGCCGTGCTGGTGCTGTGCGGGATGTCGGCCCTGCGGACTCACCGGTGGTCGGGCAGCCCGGTGGAGTGCGGATCGGGTCTGCCGCCGATCAAGTCCTGAGCCCTGCGGCTCAGGCCGGCCCAGCGCCTGTCGTGGTGGTAGGACCGCAGGCCGGCCCGGGCGCGGGCGCGCGGGCGGCGGCGGTAGAACCGTCTGGCCCACGGTGAGCCGGGGCGGGCCAGACGGATCGCACCGACCATGGCGACCAGCGGGACGATCGCGCCGAAGATCGCGGTACGGGCCTTGCCCTTGCTCAGGGCCAGCAGCGAGAAGAGGAAGTTCACGCCGACGGTCGCGATGACGCTGCCGCGGCCCTGCACCTCGTCCCCGGACAGGTCGTTCACGCCGAACGGCGCGAATCCGGCGAGGACCAGGCCGACCAGGGCCGCCGTGAGCACGACGACCTCGACGCTCTTGCGGCCCTCGTCGGTCCAGTAGACGTCGGCCAGGTGCAGGATCAGGGCGAACTCGTCCAGGACGAGGCCCGCGCCCATGCCGAAGAGGACCGCGAAGAAGCCGGAGCCGGGGCCCTGACGGCTGACGAGCGCGCCGAATCCGCCGACGACGGTGAGGACGACGCCGGGGACGACGTGGTGGATGTGCAGGCCGCCGGCCCTGACGTTGCCGAAGGGGCCCTTGCCGGCGTGGATGAGGCGGGTGATGGCGCGGGTGATCGCGAATGTCAGCACGAAGGCGGTGAGCGCGAGCAGCAGGGGGAGTTTGCCCGGCTCGATGATGTTTCGCTCCAGCCAGTGGCCCATAGGTGCAGTCTGCCTGCGGTGGTGTCCTGCTGCTCGCTTGCGTGGCGCCCAGGGGTGACGTGGGCCAGGGGTGGGTCGCGCCACTCGACGCTGACGCGGTGCCGCTGCGCACGACTGCCCGCGACTGGGGCAGCTACCGAACACTTGCCCAGTGCTCCATCCTTCTGGATGGAGCACTGGGCATCCTTGCCTCAGCGGCCCGGAGGGCCGCGGAGTCATGGCAGAATCGCCTTGTCCGACAACGGAGTTGCCGGACCTACCGCCGGACGGGCGGGACGTGAAGCCTGTGGAGACCTTGTCAGACCACCCTCACGGGCGGCAGGGGTCGATGAAGCAGGAACCCGAGGGAGCACCGCGAAGCGGTGCAGACCGGAATCACCTGCGTTTACGCAGGTGAGGACGTCAAGTACTCTGCGCCGGTGTCCAAGATCCCACCGCTCCACGGCCTCCGTTTCGCCTTCGGCACCCTCACCGTGCTGCCCGTCCGGGTGACCCGGTGGGACCGGGAAGCCGCGCGGGGCGGGATGTTGTCGGCGCCCCTCGCCGGGGTGGTCGTCGGTGGGATCGCCGCCTCGGTCGGAGTACTCCTGCTTCTGTCGGGTGCCGGGGCGCTGCTCGCCGCCGTCGCCTCCGCCGCGGTACCCGCGATGCTCACCCGGGGTCTGCACCTGGACGGTCTGGCCGACACCGCCGACGGGCTCGGGAGCGGCAAACCCGCCGAGGACGCGCTGCGGATCATGAAGCAGTCGGACATCGGACCGTTCGGTGTGATCACACTGCTGTTCGTGCTGCTCGCGCAGGTGGCGGCGCTCGCGGAGGCCTACGGCGACTCCTGGGCGCGCGGTGCGCTGGCCGCCGTCGTCTCGGCCACCGCCGCCCGGCTGGCCCTGACCCTGGCCGCGCGCGACGGGGTACCGGCGGCCCGGCCCGAGGGGCTGGGGGCCGCGGTCGCGGGAGTGGTTCCGGTGGGCGGTGCCCTGGCGGTGGCGGCCGCCGTCACCGTGGGCGCGGCCGCCGGGGGCATGCTCTCCGGGGCGTACGAGGCCGTCCGTACGGCGGCCGCGGTGGTGGTCGCGGTCGCGGCCGGGGACCTGCTGTCGCGGCACTGCACCCGTCGCTTCGGCGGGGTGACGGGCGATGTGTTCGGCGCTCTCGCGGAGACCGCGGCGACGACCGCGCTGGTGGTGATGTCGCTCGGGTGACCCAGCGGGTCACCGCCGCCGGGCGTGGCCTGCGGACCGAGGTGTGACCAAGCTCACCGGACGTCAGGGGTGGCACATGACCATGGTCCAACTGCGAGATGAACACGGGCCGGAACGAGCGAAACCGGCCCCCGCGCGTAGGCTCGTGCCGGGTGCTCCCCTGCCCAGGCGAAGACCGCGCCGCCGGAGGGATCTAGGGTCGGTTCCCGGGCCGGTCGACCCATCCGTTCGGCCACCGAAACTCAATTGGAAGCGAGATTTCACCACCGTGACTGCTCTCACTCTCAGCACCGCCGCGGCGGCCGGCCTGCGGGCCGACGCGATCGTGGTCGGTGTCGCGAAGGGCGCCGAGGGCCCGGTCCTCGCACCGGGCGCCGAGGCCGTGGACCAGGCGTACGACGGCAGGCTCGCCGCCATCCTCGAAACCCTGGGCGCCTCGGGCGCCGAGGGCGAGGTGACGAAGCTGCCCGCGCCCTCCGGCTTCAAGGCGCCCGTCGTGCTGGCGGTGGGCCTCGGTGCCGAGCCGGAGAACACCGAGGACGCCGACGACGCCGAGAACAAGGACGCGGCGTTCTCCGCCGAGTCGC
The Streptomyces sp. CGMCC 4.7035 DNA segment above includes these coding regions:
- a CDS encoding adenosylcobinamide-GDP ribazoletransferase, coding for MSKIPPLHGLRFAFGTLTVLPVRVTRWDREAARGGMLSAPLAGVVVGGIAASVGVLLLLSGAGALLAAVASAAVPAMLTRGLHLDGLADTADGLGSGKPAEDALRIMKQSDIGPFGVITLLFVLLAQVAALAEAYGDSWARGALAAVVSATAARLALTLAARDGVPAARPEGLGAAVAGVVPVGGALAVAAAVTVGAAAGGMLSGAYEAVRTAAAVVVAVAAGDLLSRHCTRRFGGVTGDVFGALAETAATTALVVMSLG